The Nyctibius grandis isolate bNycGra1 chromosome 31, bNycGra1.pri, whole genome shotgun sequence genomic interval CTAATGAGTCCAGcatgctggcagcagcctgggaaGAGCAGGCTTTAATTAACAGCGCCTTGAGATTCCTCCCTCTCCACTCAACCCTGGCTTCCAGTCCCAGCCCGGGGCAGGTGGTGGGCTCGGAGATGGGAAGAGTTCTTAGAGAAATGTTACCccactctgtttttttttttgttgctttattcTACTAGCTGTGTTCAGCACACCTCAAGCCTACTTATTATTCATGCTCTTACGCTCTCAGAAGTTTTGGGGCTGTACAAAGGGTTAAGAAGTCTTTCACCTTGGAGGATGTATCCATCGGGAAAGCGGACTCGCACCAGGGTGTAGTTGTACTTCCTCATTTCcctttgctcttctttctctcGCATGGCTCTTGTCCTCAGCATCGAAGCCTTCTCCACGGCTTCTGTCCTTTAGAGAGAGAGCCATTTTTAGCATGAAGGAGAGGTAGAAGACTCTTAGCTGGCACCGTGTGCCACACGTCAGGGCCCTCCAAGCCTACTCACCGGAGCCGTTGCTCTCGTTTGAGCTCTTCTACAGTGAGGTTGTAGAAGTCATTTGGCAGCTCGAACCGAGCAGCTTCGGGTGATGGTTTGAACACACAGAGCTGGCGATCCAGCTGCGCTCGCACAGGCTCCGAGCTTAACAGCTGCTCTTTGTAGTCCTTGAGGGCTTCCAACTTGGTCagcatttcttccttcagtACATAGTACTCCTCTGTGGTCTCTGCAACCCAAAGGACAGGATTTGAGTCTCTTGTTCTTTACACATGTATGAAATATAAGGACAAGGATCTCCAGAAAATGTAATGTCTGAACAGGGAAACTGCAGGGTAAGCGGCTGTTTGTGTCACAGCCTTGGAGGAGCAGCCTTTGGTACAGCCCATGGAGCTCCCTCAGCCACCAAAGCTGCCTTGACAGCCTCCCCTGGGATGTCCCACCACCACTCAAACTCCTGACTCCAGTTTAAGACACTTAGATTTCTTGCCTTGTCCTGGAACAGGCAGTGTTTTTGTCTCAAACCCGATAGCCTGGAAAAATCTGTGTATCCCTTCCAGGCAGCTTATCctttcctggaagaaaaggaaagaagtccAATGTAGTCTGCTCCAGGCAAGGACTCTCCTAGGCAGAGCACCTGCAGCACTCTTGATCTCACCTGAAACACTTTGTTCTGTAGTTTGATTTTCTGGTACTTCTCCTCCTCTGGATGGAGACAGATGTTATCCAGGTACCTGCAGAAAGAGGAATGCACTCCATGGATCAAAGCAGGCACTTCAGGCCATGCTACCCCAAGGTGTAAGGAGAGACTGAGAGACCTCACAGTGTTTCTCACAGATAAAAAGACCTGAAAAACTGAGGAAAGTAAAATAGTGCTTCATGGCCAAGCCAGAGAGAAGAGGGGGGGTGGCTGATCTCAACCAGCAGCTCCCAAACCTCTTGGACTAGTGGATCAACTCTTAAAACATCTCCGATGTGCTGACTTTATTTCTTAACTAACAGTTAAGACTGTTGAAGTGtttggctttggttttcttcagattttgctgaaaatgcACCTGCCTGCTAGCCTGGCAGGGAAAGGACATGCTACCTGCATGCTCCCTCCTTCTACTGCAGCCCACTTACTTGGCCATGGTCTCCACGCCCGCCCGTACTTTCTCCCGGTCCTTATTGAAGGTGTGAATCTCCATGATGGAGGCAGCCACGGGGTCTACGGAGAAAtactggaggagaaggagaggaactGGTCATGGTGGGGAGCTGATGCTACTGTGCACAAAGGGGgtctgttgtggtttaaccctgaCCAGCAGGTTGGCACCACGTGGCCACTCACTCGCTCCTCCACAGTGGGATAGGGGAGAGTattggaagggtaaaaaaaaaaggcaaaaattcaTTGGTTGAGTTAAAGTCAAGTTTaagaggtaaagcaaaagctgtgtgtaCGTGCAAAGCAAAGGGATTTATTCACTGCTTCCCAGTTTAGCTGTTCCCAGTGTGTAATCAAccctgttttcatcacaaatctaAAATTCAGCACTACCCGAGCTGCTATGAAGGAAATGAGCTCcgtcccagccaaaaccagtacagggccAGAGTTCCCAGTCCCAGCGTTCCAGCAAGCCAAAGGGAGGGTGCTCAGACAGGGCGTTTGTACGGCTCCAGTGGCACAGAGTCGTGCTTTGGGAGATGGTGATTTTACAGGGAGAAGGTGGAGAGGTCCCTGCTGCAGCTCGAGGGGACCCACGCCACAAACCcaggggaagcaggaggaggggaagccGGCGGGCGCTTACCGACTCGATGGCTTCTCGGAGGTGCTTTTCCTTCTCGTTTTTCCTTACAACTGCCCCGGTCAACGGGCAAATGAAGTAGACCCCTGAAACAGAGGGAGCAGCTGCCCCTTCCTTGTCGGGGGAGGCGAGGTCCTAAAGGAGACAAAAGGCGGCGCCGAGCTGAACCCAGGAAGGTTCGGGGGTTGTTTTAAACATCCTGGTGCGTCCGCACGGGACAGGAACCGCCGCGCAGAAGGTGCTGATCAGGGAACAGCGGCGTCTCTCCTACCTTTTCCTCCACGGAGAGCTCCTTCTCGCTCGCGGCCGCCTCGGCCATCAGCTCTTTTCTCACTACGAGAGACAACGGCAGGTCACGGCGGCGGCGAGGGCCGAGGTTCAGCGGATTTCGGCTCGTGGGCTCAGCTACAACCCTCCCAGCCAGCCCCCCCCGTCCCACTGCCCCGTCCCTACGCCGGCGCGGCAGCTCCGCGTCCTCCCGCGAGCCCCTACCCTGGTTCTTGACGGCCTCCTGCGAGGAGGGCGCCTTGCCCTTGGGCTTCAGCTCCAGCCGGGCcagcgctgccgccgccgccatctgCGCTTCGTCCGTCGGTGCCTGACGAGGCTTCGGCGCCGCTTCGGCTTTCGGCTTCTCCTTGGGCACCCTGGGCAGGACAGAGCGGCACAGCTCAGGAGGAGACGGGCTCTGTCACCGTGCTCGTGCCACCGCGCCGAGGCGACAACTCTGCAACCGCGCTGGCCGTGGCCGCGCAACGGCAATTACCGCCCCGGTGCCCCCGGGGAAGGCTGATGGGGAACCGGCCGCCCCGGTGTGGCAGCATCGTTGCCCGGTGAGTCTCGGCCCTCGCAGGATGGGCGGCTTGGGCACCGCCGTGAGTGTTGGCCACCATGGCCGGCGACATCGGTCCCAGCCCCGTGTCCCCGGGCAGCCTCTGGCCCGGCACCCTGTGCCCCGGTACCGGGGGGCAGCCGCGGGGCCCGTGGACAccagcagctgggcagagcGGGGCCGTCTCCCGCTCCCTCAGCCCCGCTCGCTGCCCGAAGTGCCCGGGAACAACAGCGTCCTCCCCCCGCGCCGGGCCCGCCGTTACCGGAGGGTTCCCCCGTACCGGGACGGCTCCGAGAGCTTCTGACCGGGCCCCGCGGTCTTGAACTTCAGGTCGGCCTTGATCTCCTGGAAGAACTTGCGCATGGCGGCGgggccgaggcggcggcggcaccgggaCCGCGATCGGCACCGCGACGGGGACCGAGGCCGGGAGCGCGAGCGGCACCGgacccgccgcgccccgcccgcgTCACTGCCACCGGAAGGGGCGGGGCCATCGCGCTGGCTCCAGCGCCGCTCTAGGCTCCGGCCACTCTATGACCGCCGCGGTCCTCCAGGGCCtgaggggatttgggggggggctgCGTGTGAGGGCGGGcgcggccccccccggcccccgggcCTGCACCCATGgacccccacagcacccaggcCTGCACCCACGGACCCCCACGGCCCCCGGGCCTGCACCCACGGACCCCCACAGACCCCTACGGCCCCCAGGCCTGCGCCCACAGACCTCCCTGGCTCCCAGGTCTGTGGCCACagacccccacagcccccaggcCTGCACCCAGGGACCCCATGGACCCCAGGCCTGCACCCACTaacccccacagcacccaggcCTGCACCCACGGACACCCGTGGACCCCAGGCCTGCACCCACTAACCCCCACAGAACCCAGGCCTgcacccacagaccccccccacGGCCCCTAGGCCTGCATCCACCGATTCCCCCCGCCATGGACCCCAAGCCTGCACCCACggaccccccagacccccagacctgcacccacagccccccacagcccccagctctgcgcccacagcccctgctcctCAGCCCCCACCCCGGGAGGAACGAGCAGCCCCAGCCTAACCAAACCAGCCCTCCGTGGCACCAGAGCAAACCtcgcccagccccggggcacaGCCTGGGCTCGGGGAGCCTGAAGCACCAGAAGATTTTCTGTTACCTCTGCCCAggccccctgcctgccccccggCATGGGCAGGGCCTCGCTTTCCGCCCTCAAAGCAGGTCTGAGGTCGGCCAACAGGCTCAAAATGTGGGGGCAAACGTGCAGCCCGGCAAGGCAGGCGGCTTCGTGAGGTTTATTTCCACGGCAcaactccctcctcctcctcctcctcatggTGACACGGGACAGTCCCTGCCGAGGAAGGGGCTGCCTCGGGGGGAGCACCCGTTAGCCGGATCAGGCAGACGCCCATCCCGAACGGGGGGTCACCCGTGCAGGCGGCAGCTGTGGAAACGGCACCCAGCACCGCACCTTCGGTGGCAGCGACTCAGCCGGCAGCCCAGCATCGGCACCGGGCCCAACGCCTGCGGCACTGAGAGCCAGAAACACGCAGATGTTGGCCAGACCCGTGCGTGCTTCGCCAGCGGGCACTCACACACCGAGCCACGGCCCCACCGGACACCGGGACCCCCGTGCCGTGGCACAGGAGATGCCGCGGAGAGCACACGCTTCCCCGAGACCTGCACAGGGATGTTTTGGCACCAACAAGCAGCCAACGTGCAGCCTGGTGTGCGGCACAGCCCGGGATGTGGCACAGCCTGAGGTACGGCACAGCCCGGGGTATGGCACAGCCCGGGATACGGCACAGCCCGGCAAGAGCGAGCGCTCACTTGCAGGGTGACCTGGAGAAACGCGTCCCCCCCAGGACCCGCCTGCTCCCCGACACCCCCGATTCATGAATTCCCTCCCTCAAGCCCGCAGGAATTCAGCCCCACCGTGCTGCCACCCACACACTGGACACTGCCCGTGGTTCACGGAATCGTCCAGATCGGAAAAGCCTTTTCAGATCATCAAGTTGGTCCCTGCTCGCCTTCCCCCGGGGCCACCATCGCCCTGTAAATcatttccccccaccccgagcgtggtttgtgttttgtacCCGCCGGGCTCCTGCCGTTTCCACCCCGGCACAGGCAGCCAGCCGTGTCCATTCCCATGACCTCGAGGTGAAGCCAGACTGGGTTAAAACCAGGTTTAACAACTGAGCAAGCTCCAGGCAGGCTCCTACCACCCTTTTACTCCGGCTTAGCTGGACCAAGGTCAAGGTTTAAGAGCACAGGTAGGCAAAGTGGGTCTAACACCGACCCCCACTGCTGCGCCCAGGCGGCTCTCACTGGTGGCCCTGTCCTTGTCCCAgggacaccccccacccccccaaaccaGGCAGGGCCCAGTCCCACCAGGAcgacccccagccccaggggaaGGAGCCCCCGGCTGCGGCACCGGCCGATTCTGGTGGGTTTTCAGCCGAGCCCGTGCAGCGACGGAGCCGCgtccccaggctgggctggggtgaGGTGGTGGCAGTGGACGTGGCAGGGTCAGAGCTCACCCTCGGGTGCAAACCCCCCCGAAGGTCCCCCGTGTCCCTACAGCCACTGACCCGGCAGCTcaacccaccccacagccctctCCCTATAGCCCTGTTGCCCTCCCTGTAGCCGTGACCCCCACCCTATAGCCCTGTCcctcaccccacagcccctgccccccaccctatagccctgtccccctccccacagccctgtccccctccccacagccctgtccccctccctatagccctgtccccctccctATAGCCTTGACCCCCACCCTATAGCCCTGTTGCCCTCGCTGTAGCTGTGACCCTCACCCTATAGCCCTGACCCCTCCCCATAGCCTTGTCCCCCTCCCTATAGCAGTGTCCCTCTCCCTATAGCCTTGACCCACACCATATagccctgtccccctccctATAGCCCTATTGCCCCCCCTGTagccctgtccccctccctatacccctgtccccctccccacagccctgaccccccccggccccagcccgtccctcgcagcccccccagcccgggcccCGCCCCCTCTGGCCCCGCCCCTCAGCGCCCCCTTTTCGGCGCCTCTGGCGGCGCGGTCCAATCCCGTTATCCCGCCGTGCCCTCGTCTCGCTCCTATTGGACGAGGCAGCAGAGCGACGCGGCGCCGAGCCAACGAGAGCTGTCgccgcgggccggggcgggaCATCctgcgggccgggccgccgccgcccgccgcccggtGCTGCCGCGGCCTGGgcctccgccgccgcccgcccgcggccgCCATGCCGCACAGCTTCAAGCCCGGGGACCTGGTCTTCGCCAAGATGAAGGGCTACCCGCACTGGCCGGCCCGGGTGAgcccgcggggccgcgccgcgccggcgGGGGGGcgcaccggggcgggggggcgcatggccgagccgggccgggccggggtgggatgggatgggatgggatggggatcCTGCACCGGGATGAGGGGCCGGTACCGGGATGGGGGCACATACCGGCTCCTGTCCCGGTGCTGGGGGCCCGTACCGGGATGGAGATGCCATAACGGTACCCATCCCGGGATGGGGACCCGGTACCGGCGTGGGGTGTCCCGTACCGGGATGGGGGACCTGGTACCAGGACCTGTCCCGGGATGGAGGCCCGGTAGCGGCATGAGGGACCTTTACCAGTACCCGTACTGGGATGGGGAGCCCGTAACGGCACCCGTACTGGGATGGGGAGCCCGTAACGGCACCCGTACTGGGATGGGGACCCGGTACTGGCATGGGGTGTCCCATACCGGGATGGGGGACCCATACCAGTATCTGTCCTGGGAAGGGGATGCAGTACCGGCATGAAGGACCTGTCCCAGCACCCATACTGAGATGGGGAGCCCGTAACAGCACCCATAGTGGGATGGGGACCTGGTACTGGTGTGGAGCATCCCATAACGGGATGGGAGGTGCCATACTGGGATGGGGACTCGGTACAGGCATGGGGTGTCCCGTACCAGGATGGGGGACCCATACCGGTATCTGTCCCAGGATGTGGACCTGGTGCTGGCATGAGGGACCTATCCCAGCACCGATACTGGGATGGGACATCCCATACCAGGGTGGGAGCTCTTGCACCGGTACCTGTACCAGGATGGGGACCTGGTACCAGTACAGGCTGCCCTGTCCGGTCCCATTCCAGCACCCATACTGGGATGCGGACCTGGTATGGGAATGGGGTGTCTTGTACTGGAATAGAGGACCCCATGTCAGCAGCCGTACGGGGGTGGAGATCCCCTACGGGCACCCATTCGGGATGGGAGCCCAGTACCGTGATGGGGTCCTGTACTGGGATGGGGGgtcccaccccagcacccgTACCGGCACTGGGGTTTGATCCGGGAGGGGGGTGCCATGTTGGCACCTCTACCAGGATGGAGAAACCCAGACTGGGACAGGGGTCTGGGACTGGAATTGGAGTCCCATGCTGGCACCTGGACTGGGAGGGGATCCCACACCAGGCTGGGGGTCCCGTACTGGCACCCACACCGAGGGAGAAATGGGGGATCCCACACTGGTGCCTATGCCTGgccagggatgggggggaccTGGGGGACCCCTGGGTTTGACAACCCTGTGCAGGAGGACCCAGGTCCCCAGTGGCACCCTGAgccctccctttccctgccccCAGGGGGGACCCTGACCCCCCTGGGGTAATCGCACGGGGCCTTGGCCCTGCTTCACCCACTGGGACCCCTGCCCTGGggtccctctctccctcccccaggAGGAGGGGGACCCATGGGGGTGTCCCTTAcagcccaccccctgccccagcaccccagaGGAGTCCTGCCCTccatcctcatcttcatcctccCACTGCCCAGCAGGACCCTGCCCCTCCGGAGACCTCCATTCCCCTTCCCAACTCCCCACCTGGACGTCATCCACCCTCTGTCCCCCGTTGTGAGGGGACAGagcaggggtccagggctgtGTCCCTtggcggggagggggacacaGTCGCTGGGGACAGTGCCTGGGTGTGACGCGTGCCGGGGGCTGTGGCTGAGCGCTGGTGAGGTGCAGGGTCAGAAGGTGCTGGTGCAGTTCTGGGGGTGTGGATGGGGTGATGGAGCGTGCGTGGCAGGGGACGGCTGGTCCCGCTGGCCGGGTGACAGCGTTGTGCCGTGGTGGTGCCCGGAGGagcgggcagagctggggctggcgtAGGACTTGCTGGTGAGGGGAGCGTGAGGCGGCTGGGGGGCTCGGACGGGGTCTGCGGTGGTCCCTGGCGGCAGCCGAGGGCGAGGCGGGTTCGTCCGCTCGAAAATGTCCGACGGGAAGAGACTGGCAGGTGGAAACCGTGTGGGATCGGGGCCGGCAGGTACcggggaggctgagggggccGGAGACGACGATGCTTGGCTGCACCACGCCGGGAGATCTAGGATGCCATCCCCGCCGTCCCCGCTGCCggtggctgcagcccctccTGCTTTAGCTCGCTTGCTCTTTTGGGGAAggctcccccctgccccgaagacctccccagcaccccgagGCTCCCgcctgcagctctgctcgcAGCCCAGACCACGTGGAGCAGACAGACGGGCGCCCGAGCCGGCGCGTGGGAAGAAGACGGGGTGGCTGCCGCGTCCCGCTGGCAGCGGGGCTTGTCCTGCGGCCGGTCTCCAGCCAGGAAGGACCCTCAGGCTGCCCCGTTGGAGCAatcaccccccaccccgggctgGAGGGGGCTTCCCTCGGGCGTCCCCCACCCGTGCGATGGGTCTCTGGGGAGTAGCACAAGGCCCGCGTTGCCCCGGGCGTGGAGAGATGACCTCGCGCCGAGCTCTAGCCGTAGAGCGTCCGTGCCGGATCCCTTCTGTTACTCTTCTAGAGATCCCGCCGGGCCCCCGACGCCGCAGTGGGACTCTCGTGCGTAGCGAGGTCCCCGTCTGGGTGCTTCCTTGCCGTGCTTGCCTCCAAGCGGGTGCGGGTGCCGACGCTGCTAGCCGGGGCTGACGTGCCTCGCAGAGGACGTGCTCAAGCCGCTCTCTCTGACCACCTCCTGCTTTGGGTTTCCTTTCAGATCGATGACATCGCGGACGGCGCCGTGAAACCCCCACCGAACAAGTACCCCATCTTCTTCTTCGGCACCCATGAGACGTAAGCGCTGCCTCGCTCCCCTCGCCGCGCTTCGCCCCGCTGCCTTTGCTCCGGGGCTCAcctctgctttgtttctctccAGCGCCTTCTTGGGCCCTAAAGATCTTTTCCTTTACGAAAAATATAAAGACAAATACGGGAAACCAAACAAGAGGAAAGGCTTCAACGAGGGATTGTGGGAAATCCAGAACAACCCTCACGCCAGTTACAGTGCCCCTGCGGTGAGTGCGGGCCTCGCGTTGGCGGGGGGGCAGCGAGGACGCGGGGCTCCGGCGCCtccagctctcctctcctccgAGTCGCTCTCCtcctttatttctgcttctcattgCTACGGTGCCTACACGCTTCCAGCTCGCACAGCGGCTTTCTCGGGGTTGAAgtgctttcccttccctgccctctcccttccTGAGGGAgtcagccctcctcctcctctggaggAAGATGCCTTTGCCCCATCTTCAAGGGGGAACCAGGATTTCGTTGTCAGAGTGAGAACTTGAGGTTTGCTCGTCCCTGGCTCTTGGAGCTGCGTGTGGGGCGTTGGGCAGTCCCCCTCTTCATCCCATTGCTTGCGTGGGCGTTTCGTAACCGTAGTTGTGTGATACAATTTATTGTATCATGATCTTCAAAGGCGGCGTCCAAAGCAGCTTCATAGGCCATTGGGCTGGAGAGCCAGAGGAAGGTTTTTAAGGTGAGCTACAAGGTGCTCTAGAGGTAGGGAATGAGTCcccctggctgtgctgctgccagcggAGGAGGGAGGATGTGGTTTGAGTAGCTGTGGGAGATGGTCGGACCCAAGACCGCAGATGTAGGGTGAGGTGAGACCACGGAGATGTTTGAAAACCTGGAGAACAACTTCAGCTTGTTGGGCGGGAGGTTGGTGATGGTTTGTCCAGGGACTCCACCGTGAACTCCCAGCGGGGGTAAGAAACCTGTTGGTGAAGGGCCGGCTCTGACTGAGGGACCGAGGTGACGCCAATGGccccagcagggctgagggTTCACCAACGCCAGCTGTGTCTTGGGGTCAAAATGcctggaggagaagaagagactgaaggAGAggt includes:
- the UBXN6 gene encoding UBX domain-containing protein 6 isoform X2, with the protein product MRKFFQEIKADLKFKTAGPGQKLSEPSRVPKEKPKAEAAPKPRQAPTDEAQMAAAAALARLELKPKGKAPSSQEAVKNQVRKELMAEAAASEKELSVEEKDLASPDKEGAAAPSVSGVYFICPLTGAVVRKNEKEKHLREAIESYFSVDPVAASIMEIHTFNKDREKVRAGVETMAKYLDNICLHPEEEKYQKIKLQNKVFQERISCLEGIHRFFQAIGFETKTLPVPGQETTEEYYVLKEEMLTKLEALKDYKEQLLSSEPVRAQLDRQLCVFKPSPEAARFELPNDFYNLTVEELKREQRLRTEAVEKASMLRTRAMREKEEQREMRKYNYTLVRVRFPDGYILQGTFYAREPVSALYNFVREALRDDWLPFELLGPGGLKLTDENLAFNECGLVPSALLTLAWDAAVMADIEASGEEQPASPLKPELLSRVQTLS
- the UBXN6 gene encoding UBX domain-containing protein 6 isoform X1, with the protein product MRKFFQEIKADLKFKTAGPGQKLSEPSRYGGTLRVPKEKPKAEAAPKPRQAPTDEAQMAAAAALARLELKPKGKAPSSQEAVKNQVRKELMAEAAASEKELSVEEKDLASPDKEGAAAPSVSGVYFICPLTGAVVRKNEKEKHLREAIESYFSVDPVAASIMEIHTFNKDREKVRAGVETMAKYLDNICLHPEEEKYQKIKLQNKVFQERISCLEGIHRFFQAIGFETKTLPVPGQETTEEYYVLKEEMLTKLEALKDYKEQLLSSEPVRAQLDRQLCVFKPSPEAARFELPNDFYNLTVEELKREQRLRTEAVEKASMLRTRAMREKEEQREMRKYNYTLVRVRFPDGYILQGTFYAREPVSALYNFVREALRDDWLPFELLGPGGLKLTDENLAFNECGLVPSALLTLAWDAAVMADIEASGEEQPASPLKPELLSRVQTLS